A genome region from Schaalia sp. 19OD2882 includes the following:
- the murD gene encoding UDP-N-acetylmuramoyl-L-alanine--D-glutamate ligase, which yields MGVETVILQSPVAIVGWGSSGKAAASALRARGVRVLAFDGREGASSSSPELPDAAVHVDADPQALARAVVEAAPSTIVVSPGVPGHAPVFAMAEAAGIPVWGEVELAWQLQEAGEHAGRPWICVTGTNGKTTTVGMLAEILRADGRRAMEVGNIGTPICTAIDSEAEVFAVELSSFQLHTTHSMSPTASCCLNVDSDHLDWHLTTEAYAADKARIYTHTRVACVYPSEDRTVERMVEEADVVEGARAIGTTLGVPARSQVGLVEDEGELLLVDRAYGEDRARVGIVLAKVADLADAYGDHPTPAVVSDALTAAALARGVGVAPEAVAAGLRSFRPSGHRRAVVARTADLTWIDDSKATNAHAAEASLRGMPQHSTVWIVGGDPKGQVFDESIARVASHLRGVVLIGADRTDLARALAANAPGVPVVEVDGHEDWMFSVVNEAVALSRPGDTVLLAPACASWDQFDNYGQRGDAFADAVRRLAEQWGRSS from the coding sequence GTGGGTGTCGAGACTGTGATCCTGCAATCGCCGGTCGCCATCGTGGGCTGGGGGTCCTCCGGAAAGGCCGCAGCTTCTGCGCTGCGCGCCCGAGGAGTCCGCGTCCTCGCCTTCGACGGACGCGAAGGCGCCTCGTCCTCGTCACCTGAGTTGCCTGATGCGGCGGTGCACGTGGACGCCGATCCGCAGGCCCTGGCCCGCGCGGTCGTCGAGGCTGCGCCCTCGACGATCGTCGTCTCCCCGGGAGTGCCCGGACACGCCCCCGTCTTCGCCATGGCCGAGGCTGCCGGCATCCCCGTGTGGGGTGAGGTGGAGCTGGCCTGGCAGCTGCAGGAGGCGGGAGAGCACGCGGGCCGCCCGTGGATCTGCGTGACCGGAACCAATGGCAAGACGACCACTGTGGGGATGCTCGCCGAGATCCTGCGCGCCGACGGCAGGCGTGCCATGGAGGTCGGCAACATCGGCACGCCGATCTGCACGGCGATCGACTCCGAGGCGGAGGTCTTCGCCGTCGAATTGTCCAGCTTCCAACTGCACACCACCCACTCGATGAGCCCGACGGCCTCCTGCTGTCTCAACGTCGACTCCGACCACCTCGACTGGCACCTGACCACCGAGGCCTACGCTGCCGACAAGGCACGCATCTACACCCACACGCGCGTCGCCTGCGTCTACCCCTCCGAGGACCGCACCGTGGAGCGCATGGTCGAAGAGGCCGATGTCGTCGAGGGCGCCCGCGCCATCGGCACCACCTTGGGGGTGCCGGCGCGCTCCCAGGTGGGTCTGGTCGAGGACGAGGGTGAGCTGCTGCTGGTCGACCGCGCATACGGCGAGGACCGGGCCCGCGTCGGCATCGTCCTTGCCAAGGTCGCCGACCTGGCCGACGCCTACGGAGACCACCCGACTCCAGCGGTCGTCTCCGACGCCCTCACGGCCGCGGCCCTGGCCAGGGGCGTGGGAGTCGCCCCGGAAGCGGTGGCCGCCGGCCTTCGTTCCTTCCGCCCTTCCGGGCACAGACGTGCCGTCGTGGCCCGCACCGCCGACCTCACGTGGATCGACGACTCCAAGGCGACCAATGCGCACGCTGCGGAAGCCTCCCTGCGCGGCATGCCGCAGCACAGCACCGTGTGGATCGTCGGTGGTGATCCGAAGGGACAGGTCTTCGACGAGTCCATCGCCCGGGTCGCCTCCCACCTGCGTGGAGTGGTCCTCATCGGGGCCGACCGGACGGACTTGGCGCGCGCATTGGCAGCCAATGCTCCGGGTGTGCCCGTCGTCGAAGTCGATGGCCACGAGGACTGGATGTTCTCCGTCGTCAACGAGGCCGTGGCCCTGTCCCGCCCGGGTGACACCGTGCTCCTGGCCCCCGCCTGTGCTTCTTGGGACCAGTTCGACAACTACGGGCAGCGCGGCGACGCCTTCGCCGACGCCGTACGGCGACTGGCCGAGCAGTGGGGAAGGTCCTCGTGA
- the mraY gene encoding phospho-N-acetylmuramoyl-pentapeptide-transferase: MIGIIIAFGLGLALSNGLTPVFIKWLVAHHYGQFIRQDGPTQHLTKRGTPTMGGVVFITSTVIAWLCGMVVNGGPTWSGVLLGFLFVGLGFIGLLDDGIKIMRQRSLGLHAGAKMIGQLAVASVFGFAALTIPDENGTTPASMQIMVTADLTLSLAFAGLVVGVILFVLWANFLIAAWSNAVNLTDGLDGLAAGASIFFFTAYTFVTFFQQLQSCGGSTLNVQACYPTRDPLDLAVFCAALVGSLAGFLWWNASPAQIFMGDTGSLALGGAVAGVSILTNTEFFAVVMGGLFVITTMSVVIQVGFFKLTRRRIFLMAPIHHHFEQKGWKEITIVIRFWLIAALFAVLGAALFYAEWVSRL; this comes from the coding sequence ATGATCGGCATCATCATCGCCTTCGGACTGGGACTGGCCCTGTCCAACGGCCTCACCCCCGTCTTCATCAAGTGGCTGGTCGCCCACCACTACGGCCAGTTCATCCGTCAGGACGGACCCACCCAGCACCTCACCAAGCGTGGAACCCCCACCATGGGAGGCGTCGTGTTCATCACCTCCACGGTCATCGCCTGGCTGTGCGGGATGGTCGTCAACGGGGGACCGACCTGGTCGGGTGTCCTGCTGGGCTTCCTCTTCGTGGGACTGGGCTTCATCGGCCTGCTGGACGACGGCATCAAGATCATGCGCCAGCGCAGCCTGGGCCTGCACGCAGGTGCCAAGATGATCGGCCAGCTGGCCGTGGCCTCCGTCTTCGGTTTCGCTGCCCTGACGATCCCCGACGAGAACGGCACCACACCGGCCAGCATGCAGATCATGGTCACTGCGGACCTCACCCTGTCCCTGGCCTTCGCCGGCCTCGTCGTCGGAGTCATCCTGTTCGTCCTGTGGGCGAACTTCCTCATCGCCGCCTGGTCGAATGCCGTCAACCTCACCGACGGGTTGGACGGGTTGGCTGCCGGTGCCTCGATCTTCTTCTTCACGGCCTACACCTTCGTCACCTTCTTCCAGCAGTTGCAGTCCTGCGGCGGCTCGACCCTCAACGTCCAAGCCTGCTACCCGACCCGCGACCCACTGGACCTGGCGGTCTTCTGCGCGGCACTGGTGGGCTCGCTTGCCGGATTCCTGTGGTGGAACGCCTCACCGGCGCAGATCTTCATGGGGGACACCGGGTCCTTGGCACTGGGAGGTGCGGTGGCTGGTGTGTCCATCCTGACGAACACTGAGTTCTTCGCGGTGGTCATGGGAGGCCTCTTCGTCATCACCACGATGTCCGTGGTCATCCAGGTCGGCTTCTTCAAACTCACCCGCAGACGCATCTTCCTCATGGCTCCGATCCACCACCACTTCGAGCAGAAGGGGTGGAAGGAGATCACCATCGTCATCCGCTTCTGGCTGATCGCCGCCCTCTTCGCAGTGCTCGGAGCCGCCCTCTTCTACGCCGAGTGGGTGTCGAGACTGTGA
- the murF gene encoding UDP-N-acetylmuramoyl-tripeptide--D-alanyl-D-alanine ligase, with the protein MHRRTQWIASAVGGQLHGTDVAVTAPVVTDSREAETGSLYVARRGENADGHDYLARAVAAGAVAALVERVVPEVDVPQILVEDATWALGELARVHLRELREAGDLKVLAVTGSAGKTTTKDLLRQLLAPTEPTVAPKLSFNNEVGLPLTILRADCDTRFLVLEMGASGPGHIDYLTRIAAPDLAIELMVGHAHMGGFGSIDGVADAKAELVRGLVPGGTAVLNADDPRVAAMASQCPGPVLRFSAQGDEGAHVRARAVVTDACGRPVFLLEGVLPGSDSFSEPVTARLVGAHHVNNMLAATTAALALGLDPAEVAARLSAALPESPHRMDVRDLRVSGARLTLIDDSYNANLDSMGAAVRALGALGAGRPKVAVLGEMLELGDASADIHRQVGAMVAGVGPDLVIALGEEAREYLTVLPTDLPTHHVLDAETATQTLLAHLPQDAVVLVKGSLYSHVHRVADLLVEKGEAR; encoded by the coding sequence ATGCACCGGCGAACGCAGTGGATCGCGTCGGCCGTCGGCGGGCAACTGCACGGAACGGATGTCGCGGTCACCGCTCCAGTGGTGACGGATTCCCGAGAAGCCGAAACCGGTTCGCTCTACGTCGCCAGGCGCGGCGAGAACGCGGACGGCCACGACTACCTTGCCCGGGCCGTGGCGGCCGGTGCCGTTGCCGCCTTGGTCGAGAGGGTCGTGCCCGAGGTCGACGTGCCCCAGATCCTCGTCGAGGACGCCACCTGGGCTTTGGGTGAGCTTGCCCGCGTCCACCTTCGGGAACTGCGCGAGGCGGGTGACCTCAAGGTTCTCGCCGTCACCGGATCGGCCGGCAAGACGACGACGAAGGACCTGCTCCGCCAGCTCCTGGCGCCCACCGAACCCACGGTCGCCCCGAAACTCTCCTTCAACAACGAGGTCGGCCTGCCCCTTACCATCCTGCGAGCCGATTGCGACACCCGCTTCCTCGTCCTTGAAATGGGTGCCTCCGGCCCCGGACACATCGACTACCTCACCCGTATCGCGGCGCCCGACCTCGCCATCGAGCTCATGGTCGGCCACGCCCACATGGGAGGCTTCGGTTCCATCGACGGCGTCGCCGACGCCAAGGCGGAGCTCGTGCGCGGCCTGGTCCCCGGCGGCACTGCCGTCCTCAATGCCGACGATCCTCGAGTGGCTGCCATGGCCTCCCAGTGCCCGGGCCCCGTCCTGCGCTTTTCCGCCCAAGGGGACGAGGGCGCCCATGTGCGTGCCCGCGCCGTGGTCACCGATGCCTGCGGTCGCCCTGTATTCCTCCTGGAAGGAGTACTTCCCGGAAGCGACTCCTTCAGTGAACCCGTGACCGCCCGACTGGTCGGTGCCCACCACGTGAACAACATGCTTGCGGCAACCACCGCCGCCCTCGCCCTGGGACTGGACCCGGCGGAGGTCGCCGCCAGGTTGTCGGCAGCCCTTCCCGAGTCCCCCCACCGCATGGATGTGCGGGACCTGCGGGTCTCCGGCGCACGCCTGACCCTCATCGACGACTCCTACAACGCCAACCTCGACTCCATGGGCGCCGCCGTGCGAGCCCTGGGGGCCCTCGGCGCAGGACGGCCGAAGGTCGCAGTCCTGGGGGAGATGCTCGAACTCGGGGACGCCTCGGCGGACATCCACCGTCAGGTCGGCGCAATGGTTGCCGGCGTCGGCCCCGACCTCGTCATCGCCCTGGGGGAGGAAGCCCGCGAGTACCTCACGGTGCTGCCCACGGACCTGCCCACCCATCACGTCCTCGACGCCGAGACCGCCACGCAGACGCTTCTGGCCCACCTGCCGCAGGACGCGGTGGTCCTGGTCAAGGGGTCCCTGTACTCCCACGTGCACCGGGTGGCGGACCTGCTCGTCGAGAAGGGAGAGGCCCGATGA